Genomic DNA from Niabella ginsenosidivorans:
TGGCCGACTTTATTAAAACCGGACATTGTGGCCAATATGGGAGAGCTCAGGCCCAATCACTGGCATATGGGTTTGGATGTGCGTACCAACCAGGTGGTGAACCAGCGGGTGGTTGCAACTGCAGACGGTTATATTGCTTTTGTGGGAATTGAACCGCTGAGCTGGGGCCGGTGGATCATCATTGATCACCCGAATGGCTGGTCCACCTTGTACGGGCATTTAAATGATTTCCGGCCGGATCTTGAAAAATATGTAAAAGAGCACCAGTACAGGAATGAATCCTGGGAAACGCATTTGACCATCCCTCCTGGAAAGTTTCCTGTTAAAAAAGGAGATTTTATTGCTTTTAGCGGAACCACTGGCGGATCTCAGGGCCCGCATGTGCACTGGGAGATTATTGATACCCGGTCCGGCAAGCGCCTGAACCCGGACCTGTTTGGGACGCCGCTTACGGATCATACTGCACCTACCATTACAAAACTGGTCCTGTACAACCGGACCAACAGCACGTATGATCAGTATCCGTCAATTTATTCGGTAAACGGATCCGGTACTGCCTGTACCGTTCATGGCGGCAGCATCAGTACTGCTTTGAACAACCTGAGTTTTGCCATCCAGGCCTATGATACCTGGGGCCGGCCCGGCAGCAGGATCGGCATCTACAGCGCCCGTGTATTTTTTGATGATAAGGAGATCAGCAGCTTTTATATTGATAGCATCAGCTACAACGATACCCGGTATATGAACGCCCAGGTAGATTATAAAATGAAAGCGACCGGTGGCGCCTGGGTGCAGCATACCTCCAAATTACCCGGCGACAGGGGGGGCGTGTATTATGACCTGGGCTGGAACAACAATACCATCCGTTTAAAAGATACGGCAGCACATGCTATACGCATTCTGGTAAGCGATACGCGGGGCAATACCGCTACCCTTTCATTCCGTTTAAAAAATAATGGCGCCGCACCTCCTGCTGCAAAACAGTATGACTGGTTGCCGAACCGGCTGAACCGAATTTTTAAAGAAGATTTTGAAGCATATATACCGATGTTTGCCTTATATGATAAAATGAATCCCGGCTATTCAAAATACCCGTCTTCCGGAGGAAGCAGCATTTCGGCAA
This window encodes:
- a CDS encoding peptidoglycan DD-metalloendopeptidase family protein: MAKYLFLSVFLLLGGVVDGQLYKKPDYEQDYFRWPTLLKPDIVANMGELRPNHWHMGLDVRTNQVVNQRVVATADGYIAFVGIEPLSWGRWIIIDHPNGWSTLYGHLNDFRPDLEKYVKEHQYRNESWETHLTIPPGKFPVKKGDFIAFSGTTGGSQGPHVHWEIIDTRSGKRLNPDLFGTPLTDHTAPTITKLVLYNRTNSTYDQYPSIYSVNGSGTACTVHGGSISTALNNLSFAIQAYDTWGRPGSRIGIYSARVFFDDKEISSFYIDSISYNDTRYMNAQVDYKMKATGGAWVQHTSKLPGDRGGVYYDLGWNNNTIRLKDTAAHAIRILVSDTRGNTATLSFRLKNNGAAPPAAKQYDWLPNRLNRIFKEDFEAYIPMFALYDKMNPGYSKYPSSGGSSISAKHRLGASYIPVQSDFEIRIKPETTIAPEDRDRIIIKRTAGSATTIKKAVWYGNWITAPFRDFGTYEAFIDKTPPTINDPANLNRASGIAFTPHDNSGIAGFRAEVDGKWIRFTNDKGKTYLYSFDEKVPAGEHTLKVTVTDVAGNKTIKSWSFRRGAPFTEKEPVQQKSGGAKRSLKTTGKQSNHKTSTSKSKNGSRHSAGKKAPAKSAHTGSKKKK